The nucleotide sequence AGCACACGGTAGGTGAAGCTGGGTGGTGCATTGTTTAGAAGCTGTATGTCTACGCCTATACCGGTGGCTTTCTCCAGCCTATCTCTAAGCTCCTCTACATAGATGAGCTCGTCTTCCACGCCTTCTAGTAGTAGGGCTATGTCTATGTCTCTGAAGACTTCGCTATCTATGAAGCCTCCGTGGATGATAGCCAGCTTGATGCAGCTATCTTCTAGGAGTATACTCCTTATAACGTCTATTATGTGCTCTCTATCCTCCATAGGTACTTTCTTAGGTTTCCTCAGCTCTTCCTCACGGATCCTCAGCTTCGACATACCTTGACACCTCGGAGATAAATTCCTCTAGTACCTTAATACCTCCTCTCTTAGCCTCCTCGTATATTCTGAGATCATTAATCACCCAATACCTATGCACAATAAGATTTCTAAGACTAACAAGTTTGACCATGGATTCGGCTATCTCAGCACTTATAATGCCCTTCTCTAAAAGCTTCATGAAAGCCTCTCTATACGACTCAACCACTTCGTTGAAATCTTTCTCAAGTATTGCTATGGCTAAGTCAGCTAGTGCCTCGACAGCCATAACTATGGAGTATCTAAGGCTGAATCTAGCTCTTCTAGACTTTATAAAATCATCTCTACTCATTGAGGTAATATCCTTCATTTCTTCTATAGCCTCTTTAGCTTCTCCTACAAGCCTCTCGTAAACTTCTCTAGCGATCCTTGTCAAGGCAGCGCCTCAACCAATATCATCTATGCCTAAGCTCATGGTTATCTTTCCTCATCCTAGCTAAGCCTTGCAAAGAGCTTGAATGCATGTGGTCTAGCATAGGAGGCTACTTCGATTGATATGTTCTAGTGTTTTGAGATAGCTTCTAACTTCTTCTAGTAGTCTTGAGGCAGTATCTACAGCTGTTCGCGCATCTCTCCAAAGCTTCTCGTAGTCTACGTCCCTGTACCTGTGGATGAGGGCTTGTCTTACAGGT is from Candidatus Korarchaeota archaeon NZ13-K and encodes:
- a CDS encoding DUF86 domain-containing protein; this encodes MTRIAREVYERLVGEAKEAIEEMKDITSMSRDDFIKSRRARFSLRYSIVMAVEALADLAIAILEKDFNEVVESYREAFMKLLEKGIISAEIAESMVKLVSLRNLIVHRYWVINDLRIYEEAKRGGIKVLEEFISEVSRYVEAEDP